A genomic window from Ascaphus truei isolate aAscTru1 chromosome 1, aAscTru1.hap1, whole genome shotgun sequence includes:
- the DNAJC21 gene encoding dnaJ homolog subfamily C member 21 isoform X2, translated as MKCHYEVLGVRTDATEDDLKKAYRKLALRWHPDKNLDNSEEAAEHFKLIQAAYDVLSDPQERAWYDNHKEALLKGVDGEYKDDSLDLLQYFTVTCYSGFGDEEKGFYTVYRGIFEMIVKEEMESKKEDNLEEFPTFGDSMSDYDTIVHPFYAYWQSFCTVKNFAWKEEYDTRQASNRWEKRAMEKENKKTRDKARKERNELVRELVAFIRKRDKRVQAHRKLVEEQNAEKAKKMEEHRRQQKLQQAKLAEQYKEQSWMAMSDLEKELQQMEAQYEKEFGDRLDFDEEEETEGQNGRASDEGEEDDVNDDLYCPACDKAFKTDKAMKNHDKSKKHREMVALLRQQLEEEEEEFSASAGDENHVQHGKEELTSEEEEVEEIPKPKLSKKQKKKQQKTVKTSADNFEVEPSADGNPSAQPAETSPTPNSATEQQESLQDTDSTVSSNANEADTQSNEVKTAPKLKGKKSKELKKASKPAAATEQQAESDVPLRCVTCSCDFPTRNKLFSHLKNTGHALAINTTSNSKTKKEKRRNK; from the exons ATGAAGTGTCACTATGAGGTGCTGGGGGTGCGGACGGACGCCACGGAGGATGATCTCAAGAAGGCCTACCGGAAGCTGGCCCTGCGGTGGCACCCCG ATAAGAACTTGGATAATTCAGAGGAGGCAGCTGAGCACTTTAAATTAATCCAGGCGGCCTATGATGTGCTTAGTGACCCTCAGGAAAGAGCCTG GTATGATAACCACAAGGAAGCCCTGCTCAAAGGAGTAGACGGGGAGTATAAGGACGACAGTTTGGATCTGCTGCAGTATTTTACTGTGACTTGTTACTCTGGATTTGGAGATGAGGAGAAG GGATTCTACACGGTTTACCGGGGCATCTTCGAAATGATCGTGAAAGAAGAAATGGAAAGCAAGAAAGAGGATAACCTGGAGGAATTCCCAACGTTTGGAGACTCCATGAGTGACTATGATACG ATAGTGCACCCGTTTTACGCCTATTGGCAGAGCTTCTGCACAGTGAAGAACTTTGCCTGGAAAGAGGAGTATGACACCCGTCAGGCCTCCAACCGGTGGGAGAAACGAGCCATGGAGAAGGAGAACAAGAAAACCAGAGACAAAGCGCGCAAGGAGAGGAATGAACTGGTCCGCGAGCTCGTGGCCTTCATCCGGAAAAGGGACAAGAGGGTGCAGGCCCATCGTAAGCTGGTGGAAGAGCAGAATGCGGAGAAGGCCAAGAAGATGGAGGAGCATCGCAGGCAGCAGAAATTACAGCAGGCAAA GCTTGCAGAGCAGTATAAGGAGCAGAGCTGGATGGCCATGTCTGACCTGGAGAAGGAGCTACAGCAGATGGAAGCTCAATATGAAAAGGAATTTGGGGACAGATTAGATTTTGATGAAGAGGAAGAAACAGAAGGGCAGAATG GCAGAGCCAGTGACGAAGGTGAAGAAGATGATGTGAATGACGATCTTTACTGTCCAGCCTGTGATAAAGCGTTCAAGACCGACAAAGC GATGAAGAATCACGACAAATCAAAGAAGCATCGGGAGATGGTAGCACTTCTGCGGCAGCAActagaagaggaggaagaggagttCAGTGCCTCAGCAGGAGATGAGAATCATGTCCAGCATGGGAAGGAGGAATTAACTTCAGAAgaggaggaagtggaggagataCCCAAGCCAAA ACTTTCCAAAAAGCAAAAAAAGAAGCAGCAAAAAACAGTGAAG ACTTCTGCTGACAACTTTGAGGTTGAACCAAGTGCTGATGGAAACCCAAGTGCACAACCAGCAGAGACCAGCCCAACCCCGAACAGTGCCACAGAACAGCAGGAAAGCCTCCAAGACACAGACTCCACAGTGTCATCTAATGCAAATGAGGCGGACACACAAAGCAATGAAGTAAAGAC TGCACCAAAACTTAAAGGAAAGAAATCAAAAGAATTGAAGAAAGCTTCTAAGCCAGCAGCAGCCACTGAGCAACAAGCAGAG aGTGACGTCCCACTGCGTTGCGTCACGTGTTCTTGTGACTTTCCAACTCGGAATAAACTGTTTAGTCACCTGAAGAATACAGGACATGCGTTGGCAATCAACACCACATCAAATAGCAAAACCAAAAAAGAAAAACGTAGAAACAAATAA
- the RAD1 gene encoding cell cycle checkpoint protein RAD1 codes for MPLLTQPEAEDNEYILTCSLDNVRNLSNILKAIHFKDHAACFATSNGLKVTVENSKCLQANAFIQAGIFQEFTVQEESVMFRINLTVLLDCLTIFGAGAVPVTSTALRMCYLGYGHPLTLFLEEGGVVTVCKIHTQEPEETLDFDFCSTNVLNKIILQSEGLREAFAELDMTSDFLQITMSPDKPYFRLSTFGNAGSAHLDYPKDSDLIESFNCSQTQTNRYKISLLKPSTKALALSCKVSIRTDNRGFLSLQYMIRNEDGQICFVEYYCCPDEEVDVADG; via the exons ATGCCCTTGCTGACGCAGCCTGAAGCGGAGGACAATGAGTACATATTAACCTGCAGTCTGGACAATGTTAGAAACCTGTCAAACATTCTGAAGGCCATTCACTTTAAGGACCACGCTGCATGTTTTGCCACGAGTAATGGACTCAAGGTGACCGTGGAAAATTCAAAGTGTCTTCAGGCAAATGCCTTCATTCAG GCTGGGATCTTTCAAGAGTTCACCGTCCAAGAGGAGTCTGTAATGTTTCGGATCAATCTTACTGTTCTTCTAGACTGTCTGACTATTTTTGGTGCAGGGGCGGTGCCAG TAACATCAACGGCCTTGAGGATGTGTTACCTGGGGTACGGCCATCCTCTCACTCTGTTTCTAGAAGAAGGGGGGGTGGTAACAGTGTGCAAAATTCACACCCAGGAGCCCGAGGAGACGTTGGACTTTGATTTCTGCAGCACAAACGTCCTCAATAAAATAATTCTGCAGTCAGAAGGGCTCAGGGAGGCGTTTGCGGAGTTGGACATGACCAGCGACTTCCTGCAGATCACTATGTCTCCAGACAAACCTTATTTCAG ACTGTCTACGTTTGGCAACGCAGGAAGTGCTCATCTAGactatcccaaagattcggattTGATTGAATCTTTCAACTGCAGTCAGACTCAAACAAACAG GTATAAAATCTCTTTGCTGAAGCCATCCACAAAGGCCCTCGCTTTGTCCTGTAAAGTGTCTATTCGGACAGATAACAGAGGCTTCCTCTCCCTGCAGTACATGATCCGGAATGAAGATGGACAGATATGTTTTGTAGAGTATTATTGCTGCCCAGATGAGGAAGTGGATGTAGCAGACGGATAG
- the DNAJC21 gene encoding dnaJ homolog subfamily C member 21 isoform X1, whose protein sequence is MKCHYEVLGVRTDATEDDLKKAYRKLALRWHPDKNLDNSEEAAEHFKLIQAAYDVLSDPQERAWYDNHKEALLKGVDGEYKDDSLDLLQYFTVTCYSGFGDEEKGFYTVYRGIFEMIVKEEMESKKEDNLEEFPTFGDSMSDYDTIVHPFYAYWQSFCTVKNFAWKEEYDTRQASNRWEKRAMEKENKKTRDKARKERNELVRELVAFIRKRDKRVQAHRKLVEEQNAEKAKKMEEHRRQQKLQQAKLAEQYKEQSWMAMSDLEKELQQMEAQYEKEFGDRLDFDEEEETEGQNGRASDEGEEDDVNDDLYCPACDKAFKTDKAMKNHDKSKKHREMVALLRQQLEEEEEEFSASAGDENHVQHGKEELTSEEEEVEEIPKPKLSKKQKKKQQKTVKTSADNFEVEPSADGNPSAQPAETSPTPNSATEQQESLQDTDSTVSSNANEADTQSNEVKTLSKKQKKKQQKPMQTSADNFVVEPSVDGNPIAQPAVTRPTPNSATEQQESLQDTDSTVSSNANEADTQSNEVKIAPKLKGKKSKELKKASKPAAATEQQAESDVPLRCVTCSCDFPTRNKLFSHLKNTGHALAINTTSNSKTKKEKRRNK, encoded by the exons ATGAAGTGTCACTATGAGGTGCTGGGGGTGCGGACGGACGCCACGGAGGATGATCTCAAGAAGGCCTACCGGAAGCTGGCCCTGCGGTGGCACCCCG ATAAGAACTTGGATAATTCAGAGGAGGCAGCTGAGCACTTTAAATTAATCCAGGCGGCCTATGATGTGCTTAGTGACCCTCAGGAAAGAGCCTG GTATGATAACCACAAGGAAGCCCTGCTCAAAGGAGTAGACGGGGAGTATAAGGACGACAGTTTGGATCTGCTGCAGTATTTTACTGTGACTTGTTACTCTGGATTTGGAGATGAGGAGAAG GGATTCTACACGGTTTACCGGGGCATCTTCGAAATGATCGTGAAAGAAGAAATGGAAAGCAAGAAAGAGGATAACCTGGAGGAATTCCCAACGTTTGGAGACTCCATGAGTGACTATGATACG ATAGTGCACCCGTTTTACGCCTATTGGCAGAGCTTCTGCACAGTGAAGAACTTTGCCTGGAAAGAGGAGTATGACACCCGTCAGGCCTCCAACCGGTGGGAGAAACGAGCCATGGAGAAGGAGAACAAGAAAACCAGAGACAAAGCGCGCAAGGAGAGGAATGAACTGGTCCGCGAGCTCGTGGCCTTCATCCGGAAAAGGGACAAGAGGGTGCAGGCCCATCGTAAGCTGGTGGAAGAGCAGAATGCGGAGAAGGCCAAGAAGATGGAGGAGCATCGCAGGCAGCAGAAATTACAGCAGGCAAA GCTTGCAGAGCAGTATAAGGAGCAGAGCTGGATGGCCATGTCTGACCTGGAGAAGGAGCTACAGCAGATGGAAGCTCAATATGAAAAGGAATTTGGGGACAGATTAGATTTTGATGAAGAGGAAGAAACAGAAGGGCAGAATG GCAGAGCCAGTGACGAAGGTGAAGAAGATGATGTGAATGACGATCTTTACTGTCCAGCCTGTGATAAAGCGTTCAAGACCGACAAAGC GATGAAGAATCACGACAAATCAAAGAAGCATCGGGAGATGGTAGCACTTCTGCGGCAGCAActagaagaggaggaagaggagttCAGTGCCTCAGCAGGAGATGAGAATCATGTCCAGCATGGGAAGGAGGAATTAACTTCAGAAgaggaggaagtggaggagataCCCAAGCCAAA ACTTTCCAAAAAGCAAAAAAAGAAGCAGCAAAAAACAGTGAAG ACTTCTGCTGACAACTTTGAGGTTGAACCAAGTGCTGATGGAAACCCAAGTGCACAACCAGCAGAGACCAGCCCAACCCCGAACAGTGCCACAGAACAGCAGGAAAGCCTCCAAGACACAGACTCCACAGTGTCATCTAATGCAAATGAGGCGGACACACAAAGCAATGAAGTAAAGAC ACTTTCCAAAAAGCAAAAAAAGAAGCAGCAAAAACCAATGCAG ACTTCTGCTGACAACTTTGTGGTTGAACCAAGTGTTGATGGAAACCCGATTGCTCAACCAGCAGTGACCAGGCCAACCCCGAACAGTGCCACAGAACAGCAGGAAAGCCTCCAAGACACAGACTCCACAGTGTCATCTAATGCAAATGAGGCAGACACACAAAGCAATGAAGTAAAGAT TGCACCAAAACTTAAAGGAAAGAAATCAAAAGAATTGAAGAAAGCTTCTAAGCCAGCAGCAGCCACTGAGCAACAAGCAGAG aGTGACGTCCCACTGCGTTGCGTCACGTGTTCTTGTGACTTTCCAACTCGGAATAAACTGTTTAGTCACCTGAAGAATACAGGACATGCGTTGGCAATCAACACCACATCAAATAGCAAAACCAAAAAAGAAAAACGTAGAAACAAATAA